CCTTTAAAGCGGGACTCGTTAAATAAAATTTAGTGCGTATTTTATCGGCGTTTTTATAATTTAAAGCTGAATCGCGAAATTAAAAAGAGCTCTTTCGGCGTTTAAATTTAACGCCTAAATTTTGAATTTCAAATTTAAATAGACGGCTTGGAGGTGCGCGAAATTTTAATATCTAATCGCCCTAAATTTAACTCCGCAGCTCTTAGCCGTTATGGAATTTATCGCGGTTTAAGAAATCAAGCGATAAAATCCCATGATAACGATTTTAATTTCTTAATAAAAATCGCGAATACTTTTAGGAGGAAATTTATGCCGGATCAGATGCACGGCTATGTACTTTTTCGCGCTGATATCAAAAGCTATGTAAGCTTCAAAAATGATGGCGCCAGCCGTAAAAATTTCATAAATTCCGCGCGCATAAATTTCTGGCGCCGCTTAAATTTTAAAAATATCCGCCGCGACGAAATCTGCGCGTATAGTTCGCCTGGTGGGCTATGAGCTTTAAATTTTATCTCTTTCTAATCGCAGCTTTCATATTGCTTGCTTTAGTAGCCGTAAGTAGCGGCGGAGCAAGCATTTCGCTGGGCGATGTCGCGAAATTTTTCACCTTCGGCGAGATAGACGAGACCAAGCAGCTCATCTTGCTGCAAATGCGCCTGCCGCGCCTAGTAATGGGCATCTTAGTGGGCGCGCTGCTGGCAACCTCCGGCGTAGTGGTGCAAAGCGTGTTTTTAAACCCGCTCGCAGATCCTTACATCATCGGCATCGCCTCGGCAGCGACTTTCGGCGCGGTCATAGCCTATCTGCTAGGGCTTAGCGACGTTTTTTACGGAATTTTCGCATTTTTAAGCGCAAGTGTGCTGTCGATCGTGATCTTTAAGCTCGCCGCTCACACTCGCTCGATCTCCACGCTACTGATCGTAGGTATCGCCGTATCGTCGTTTTTAGGCGCATTTACCTCTTTCGCGGTCTATCTAATCGGAGAGGACAGCTTTAAAATAACCGCTTGGATGATGGGTTATCTAGGCGGCGCAAACTGGCAAAAGATCGCGCTTTTGCTGCCGCCGCTGCTGTTTTGCATGGCGTATTTTTACGCGAAGCGCCACGAGCTAAATATCATCTTAAACGGCGACGAGGAGGCGAAGTCGCTGGGGCTCAACGTCGAGAAGTCCAAAAAGAGCCTGCTCATCGTCTCCTCGCTCATCATCGGCTTTTCGGTCGCGTTTACGGGGATGATAGGCTTCGTGGGGCTCATCATCCCGCATACCTTGCGTATGGCGCTTCGCACGTCTAGCAACGCCGTGCTGATCCCCGCTAGTGCGCTTACGGGCGGAGTTTTTTTGGTTTTTTGCGACGTAATCGCTAAAAACGCCCTCTCACCGGTAGAAATTCCAATTGGCGTGGTGACTTCGTTTTTCGGCGCGCCCTTTTTCCTATACCTCGCGTTTAGGAAGCATGCATGAAAATTTCGGCGCTAAA
The nucleotide sequence above comes from uncultured Campylobacter sp.. Encoded proteins:
- a CDS encoding iron ABC transporter permease, which gives rise to MSFKFYLFLIAAFILLALVAVSSGGASISLGDVAKFFTFGEIDETKQLILLQMRLPRLVMGILVGALLATSGVVVQSVFLNPLADPYIIGIASAATFGAVIAYLLGLSDVFYGIFAFLSASVLSIVIFKLAAHTRSISTLLIVGIAVSSFLGAFTSFAVYLIGEDSFKITAWMMGYLGGANWQKIALLLPPLLFCMAYFYAKRHELNIILNGDEEAKSLGLNVEKSKKSLLIVSSLIIGFSVAFTGMIGFVGLIIPHTLRMALRTSSNAVLIPASALTGGVFLVFCDVIAKNALSPVEIPIGVVTSFFGAPFFLYLAFRKHA